In one window of Oceanococcus sp. HetDA_MAG_MS8 DNA:
- a CDS encoding adenylosuccinate synthase, with protein sequence MNRSVVVIGAQWGDEGKGKIVDLLTEQCRAVVRFQGGHNAGHTLVIGGQKTVLHLIPSGILRPDVECLIGNGVVLSVPDLRKEVEALEATGVAVRDRLRISMACPLILRSHVALDQARERAKGAGKIGTTGRGIGPAYEDKVARRAIRAGDLLDPESLAAQIRELVGYHNFLLEQLYDAPAVDAEAVLAEAKEDARWLAPMLCDVTERLYQLRRDDQRLLFEGAQGSLLDIDHGTYPFVTSSTTTAGGAAAGTGLGPGDVDVVLGIIKAYTTRVGSGPFPTELHDSIGEQLAQRGGEVGATTGRARRCGWFDAVAARRAVINNGIGSLCVTKLDVLDGMSSIRICTGYMVDGQKLDRWPYGAAAFARCEPVYEDWPGWEQSTAGARSLDDLPQAARDYLQRIEELVEAPVDLISTGPDRDETIVLRHPLESA encoded by the coding sequence ATGAATCGCAGCGTAGTGGTGATTGGCGCCCAGTGGGGCGACGAAGGAAAGGGCAAGATTGTCGATCTGCTCACTGAGCAGTGCCGTGCGGTAGTGCGTTTCCAGGGGGGGCATAACGCCGGCCATACCTTGGTGATTGGTGGCCAGAAGACCGTACTTCACCTCATTCCCTCGGGCATATTGCGGCCTGATGTGGAATGCCTTATCGGCAATGGAGTGGTGTTGTCGGTTCCCGATTTGCGTAAGGAAGTCGAAGCCCTTGAGGCCACCGGCGTCGCTGTCCGCGATCGCTTGCGGATTAGCATGGCTTGCCCTTTGATTTTGCGCAGCCATGTTGCTTTGGATCAGGCACGCGAGCGCGCTAAAGGCGCTGGGAAGATCGGCACCACGGGGCGCGGCATTGGTCCTGCCTATGAAGACAAGGTTGCGCGCCGAGCTATTCGAGCCGGGGATCTTCTAGACCCCGAATCCTTGGCAGCGCAAATCCGTGAGCTCGTTGGTTATCACAACTTCCTGCTAGAGCAGCTTTACGACGCTCCAGCCGTAGATGCTGAAGCCGTCTTGGCGGAAGCCAAAGAAGACGCGCGCTGGCTGGCGCCAATGTTGTGCGATGTGACTGAGCGACTCTACCAATTGCGGCGCGATGACCAACGCCTGTTGTTTGAAGGGGCGCAGGGTTCCCTATTGGACATTGACCATGGCACTTATCCCTTTGTGACCTCCAGCACAACCACCGCCGGTGGGGCTGCGGCCGGTACGGGCTTAGGGCCAGGTGATGTCGATGTGGTGTTGGGTATCATCAAGGCCTACACCACCCGAGTTGGCTCCGGGCCGTTTCCGACCGAACTGCATGACAGCATTGGAGAGCAGTTAGCTCAGCGGGGCGGGGAAGTCGGCGCAACCACGGGCCGCGCCCGCCGCTGCGGTTGGTTCGATGCTGTGGCTGCCCGGCGTGCTGTGATCAACAACGGCATTGGCTCTTTATGTGTGACCAAGTTGGACGTGTTGGATGGGATGTCGAGCATTCGCATCTGTACTGGCTACATGGTCGATGGGCAAAAGCTGGATCGCTGGCCCTACGGCGCAGCAGCCTTTGCCCGCTGTGAGCCTGTATACGAGGATTGGCCGGGCTGGGAACAAAGCACAGCGGGTGCGCGCAGCCTCGATGATTTGCCACAGGCGGCTCGGGATTACCTGCAGCGCATCGAAGAACTCGTAGAAGCGCCCGTGGATCTTATCTCTACAGGTCCAGATCGGGATGAAACCATCGTGCTGCGGCATCCCTTGGAGTCGGCCTAA
- a CDS encoding ATP phosphoribosyltransferase regulatory subunit has translation MRWMLPDGVEEWLPPASWALESLRRQVIDLFARHGFDLIEPPLVEYTDSLLSGVGSDLEQKTFAVTDQINGRRLGFRADITPQAARIDANRYADDADAVRRLCYVGTVLRTQPLVPGGARSYRQVGAEIFGHAGAQADMEVLALMLALLGVGGQSQLTLDLGHVGIFKALLPEEIDAADRDSLIQALQRKAVTDLSALAQSLGLSSLQVCGLEALCTWHGPVDELATKTHPWTGQAAQSARDLLELAQMFRQRFPGVSLHLDSGELSGFHYETGVTWAAYAAGRGRALARGGRYDGVGEAFGAARPATGFSADLNALLADDQPMQSPTMVWAPAAADASLEAEIGRQRDLGVCVRRALPGEDIPAAAARLVLDNSTWVIK, from the coding sequence ATGCGCTGGATGTTGCCCGATGGTGTCGAGGAATGGCTGCCGCCCGCTTCCTGGGCGCTAGAATCACTTCGCCGCCAAGTTATAGATTTATTCGCTCGGCATGGCTTCGACCTCATTGAGCCGCCATTGGTGGAATACACCGATAGCTTGTTGAGTGGCGTAGGCTCCGATCTGGAGCAAAAAACCTTTGCCGTGACCGATCAGATCAATGGTCGGCGCCTGGGATTTCGTGCTGATATCACCCCGCAAGCTGCGCGCATCGACGCTAACCGCTACGCCGATGATGCGGATGCCGTGCGGCGATTGTGCTACGTAGGGACGGTGTTGCGGACGCAGCCCCTGGTGCCGGGCGGAGCGCGGAGCTATCGCCAGGTGGGTGCAGAAATTTTCGGTCATGCTGGGGCCCAGGCCGACATGGAAGTGCTCGCGCTGATGCTGGCCTTACTCGGTGTAGGAGGGCAGAGCCAACTCACGCTGGACCTGGGCCATGTGGGGATCTTCAAAGCCCTCTTGCCGGAAGAGATAGACGCCGCAGACCGTGACAGCCTGATTCAAGCGCTGCAGCGCAAAGCGGTCACCGATCTCAGCGCCCTGGCGCAGAGTTTGGGGCTTAGTTCGCTGCAGGTATGTGGCTTAGAAGCCCTGTGTACCTGGCATGGCCCGGTGGATGAATTGGCGACTAAAACCCATCCATGGACGGGGCAGGCCGCGCAATCGGCACGCGATCTACTCGAGCTGGCGCAGATGTTTCGGCAGCGCTTTCCGGGTGTGAGTTTGCATTTGGATAGCGGGGAGCTTAGTGGCTTTCACTACGAAACCGGCGTGACCTGGGCGGCCTATGCGGCCGGCCGTGGACGGGCGCTAGCCCGCGGCGGCCGTTATGACGGAGTGGGGGAAGCCTTCGGTGCCGCTCGTCCAGCCACGGGCTTTTCCGCCGACCTGAATGCCTTGTTGGCCGATGACCAGCCTATGCAGAGTCCTACGATGGTGTGGGCGCCGGCGGCCGCGGATGCCAGCTTGGAAGCGGAAATTGGTCGGCAACGAGATTTGGGGGTGTGTGTACGTCGTGCGCTGCCTGGTGAAGACATCCCAGCCGCGGCGGCGCGGTTGGTTTTAGACAATTCGACTTGGGTCATCAAGTAA
- a CDS encoding DUF2065 domain-containing protein, with protein MTEAFLQAVALAMVIEGMGPFLLPGRWRRMMLRLLQLPENNLRVFGALTMGMGVLILQLTGS; from the coding sequence ATGACCGAGGCGTTTTTGCAGGCCGTTGCCCTGGCGATGGTCATTGAAGGCATGGGGCCATTTCTGCTTCCTGGGCGCTGGCGGCGTATGATGCTGCGCCTGTTGCAGTTGCCTGAGAACAATCTGCGCGTTTTTGGCGCCCTGACCATGGGGATGGGTGTGCTGATATTGCAATTGACCGGATCCTGA